The Falco peregrinus isolate bFalPer1 chromosome 1, bFalPer1.pri, whole genome shotgun sequence genome has a window encoding:
- the CNIH1 gene encoding protein cornichon homolog 1, producing the protein MAFTFAAFCYMLALLLTAALIFFAIWHIIAFDELKTDYKNPIDQCNTLNPLVLPEYLIHAFFCVMFLCAAEWLTLGLNMPLLAYHIWRYMSRPVMSGPGLYDPTTIMNADILAYCQKEGWCKLAFYLLSFFYYLYGMIYVLVSS; encoded by the exons ATGGCTTTCACGTTCGCCGCCTTCTGTTACATGCTGGCGCTGCTGCTCACCGCCGCCCTCATCTTCTTCGCCATCTGGCAT attatAGCATTTGATGAACTGAAGACCGATTACAAGAATCCCATAGACCAATGTAATACACTCAATCCT cttgtACTTCCAGAGTACCTCATCCATGCATTCTTCTGTGTTATGTTTCTCTGTGCAGCAGAGTGGCTTACACTGGGTCTCAATATGCCTTTGTTGGCTTATCATATTTGGAG GTACATGAGTAGACCTGTGATGAGTGGCCCTGGTCTGTATGATCCTACAACCATCATGAATGCAGATATTTTAGCCTATTGCCAGAAAGAAGGATGGTGCAAATTAGCATTCTACCTTCTATCATTTTTTTACTACCTATATGG catgATTTATGTTCTGGTGAGCTCTTAA
- the GMFB gene encoding glia maturation factor beta isoform X3, which yields MKIDKDKQLVVLDEEHEGISPDELKDELPERQPRFIVYSYKYQHDDGRVSYPLCFIFSSPVGCKPEQQMMYAGSKNKLVQTAELTKVFEIRNTEDLTEEWLREKLGFFH from the exons A TGAAAATCGACAAGGATAAGCAGTTGGTGGTACTGGATGAGGAGCATGAG GGTATTTCTCCCGATGAGCTAAAAGATGAGCTGCCTGAGAGACAACCTCGAT ttattgtgTATAGTTACAAGTATCAGCATGATGATGGAAGAGTTTCTTATCCCTTGTGCTTTATCTTCTCCAGTCCAGTTG GATGTAAGCCTGAACAGCAGATGATGTATGCTGGAAGCAAGAATAAGCTTGTACAGACAGCTGAGCTCACTAAG GtatttgaaataagaaatacagaagaccTAACTGAAGAATGGCTGCGTGAGAAACTGGGCTTCTTCCATTAA
- the GMFB gene encoding glia maturation factor beta isoform X2, with protein MSESLVVCDVAEDLVEKLRKFRFRKETNNAAIIMKIDKDKQLVVLDEEHEGISPDELKDELPERQPRFIVYSYKYQHDDGRVSYPLCFIFSSPVGCKPEQQMMYAGSKNKLVQTAELTKVFEIRNTEDLTEEWLREKLGFFH; from the exons ATG AGTGAGTCTCTGGTGGTTTGTGATGTTGCTGAAGACCTGGTGGAGAAACTAAGAAAATTCCGGTTTCGTAAAGAAACCAACAACGCTGCCATTATAA TGAAAATCGACAAGGATAAGCAGTTGGTGGTACTGGATGAGGAGCATGAG GGTATTTCTCCCGATGAGCTAAAAGATGAGCTGCCTGAGAGACAACCTCGAT ttattgtgTATAGTTACAAGTATCAGCATGATGATGGAAGAGTTTCTTATCCCTTGTGCTTTATCTTCTCCAGTCCAGTTG GATGTAAGCCTGAACAGCAGATGATGTATGCTGGAAGCAAGAATAAGCTTGTACAGACAGCTGAGCTCACTAAG GtatttgaaataagaaatacagaagaccTAACTGAAGAATGGCTGCGTGAGAAACTGGGCTTCTTCCATTAA
- the GMFB gene encoding glia maturation factor beta isoform X1 — translation MLSESLVVCDVAEDLVEKLRKFRFRKETNNAAIIMKIDKDKQLVVLDEEHEGISPDELKDELPERQPRFIVYSYKYQHDDGRVSYPLCFIFSSPVGCKPEQQMMYAGSKNKLVQTAELTKVFEIRNTEDLTEEWLREKLGFFH, via the exons ATGCTG AGTGAGTCTCTGGTGGTTTGTGATGTTGCTGAAGACCTGGTGGAGAAACTAAGAAAATTCCGGTTTCGTAAAGAAACCAACAACGCTGCCATTATAA TGAAAATCGACAAGGATAAGCAGTTGGTGGTACTGGATGAGGAGCATGAG GGTATTTCTCCCGATGAGCTAAAAGATGAGCTGCCTGAGAGACAACCTCGAT ttattgtgTATAGTTACAAGTATCAGCATGATGATGGAAGAGTTTCTTATCCCTTGTGCTTTATCTTCTCCAGTCCAGTTG GATGTAAGCCTGAACAGCAGATGATGTATGCTGGAAGCAAGAATAAGCTTGTACAGACAGCTGAGCTCACTAAG GtatttgaaataagaaatacagaagaccTAACTGAAGAATGGCTGCGTGAGAAACTGGGCTTCTTCCATTAA